The following proteins come from a genomic window of Mucinivorans hirudinis:
- a CDS encoding Potassium voltage-gated channel subfamily KQT-like protein produces the protein MRLTRILEPTLHPHPEQKIARAVLFFAVMLGMVSVIVSGFDTSRQYRNITGVVGYFLGVIFLAEYLLRILSALNHRRGKGTLRRYLFSFLGVIDFIAILPFVLPFLFPIDEELKLIINFSRVLLIFKITRYSKAFNMLGEVLNSVKTPLTLSIIIPIVFMFFAATLVFYVEHQAQPDIFRNIGDGFWWAVITMTTTGYGDIYPITPLGKVIGGLTALIGVFIIALPTGIVTSAFVSRMNRDRLVATSEKEKSSDKVGGIPNSLRSYYRNRHKATLRNFTKNYEK, from the coding sequence ATGAGACTAACGCGAATTTTAGAGCCCACCCTGCACCCGCATCCCGAACAGAAGATTGCGCGAGCGGTACTCTTTTTCGCCGTTATGCTTGGTATGGTTAGTGTGATAGTGTCTGGTTTTGACACCAGTCGCCAATATCGCAACATTACAGGAGTGGTTGGTTACTTTCTCGGGGTCATCTTTTTGGCTGAGTATTTGCTCAGAATACTCAGTGCGCTCAATCATCGCCGGGGCAAGGGTACTCTCAGAAGATACCTCTTTTCGTTTTTGGGAGTCATTGACTTTATCGCCATCCTACCCTTCGTACTCCCCTTTTTATTTCCCATTGATGAGGAGCTTAAACTCATTATCAACTTCTCTCGAGTGCTGCTTATCTTCAAGATTACGCGTTACTCCAAGGCTTTCAATATGTTGGGCGAGGTGCTCAATTCAGTAAAAACGCCACTGACACTCTCCATCATCATCCCGATTGTCTTTATGTTTTTTGCTGCCACACTCGTTTTCTATGTCGAGCATCAGGCTCAACCCGACATCTTCCGGAACATAGGCGATGGCTTTTGGTGGGCTGTAATCACGATGACTACAACCGGCTACGGAGACATATACCCCATTACCCCGTTGGGGAAGGTTATTGGCGGGCTCACCGCACTTATCGGAGTTTTTATCATCGCCCTGCCCACGGGTATTGTTACTTCGGCTTTTGTGAGCCGAATGAATCGTGACCGCTTGGTTGCGACATCGGAAAAAGAGAAGAGCTCCGACAAAGTCGGCGGCATACCCAACAGCTTGCGCTCCTATTACAGAAACCGCCACAAGGCAACCTTACGCAATTTTACGAAGAACTATGAAAAATAG
- a CDS encoding Putative carboxy-terminal processing protease yields the protein MRRLFLLILLAPALAWGQGEAKWDYRLGKSMEELMAVFREANLYYVDSTNPERMLKAAAKAMLSGLDPYTVYLSDDDMADFETLITGKYAGVGAMIRQKGDWVEISEPKRGTPSDKAGLKAGDRLLYINDTDLKGLGSEKVSSLLRGEPGTFFVLKYRPLADTAKTKEVTIKRETITQPSVPYFGYAADSVGYIRFDSFTEDCSKEVREAIVQLGEGGMKALILDLTSNGGGSVGEAINIASFFLPRGSEVVSLRGKIKEMDAKYTTKNAPIEPTIPLAVLMGRESASASEILAGALQDLDRAVIIGERSFGKGLVQSPRQIGSNSILKVTTAKYYTPSGRCIQALDYTHRREDGSVDSIPEVMRKVFTTKNGRIVKDGGGIDPDIYISPEFLANFTGLLLAYGYLEDFANQYAAHNTHSKEFRVTDALYDDFIEFMRHKEMRYESATAVKFEELRQWAEREKYAERLTEEFAAIERKIKEDKIKELNTFSKEIKNVLENEIIRRWYYEWGAIERSLEQNKEVKRAVEILEDKAEYEKLLGR from the coding sequence ATGAGGAGACTATTTTTATTGATTTTACTGGCTCCCGCCTTGGCGTGGGGACAAGGGGAGGCTAAGTGGGACTATCGACTCGGCAAATCTATGGAGGAGCTGATGGCGGTTTTCCGCGAGGCAAACCTCTACTATGTTGATTCGACTAACCCCGAGAGGATGTTGAAAGCGGCTGCCAAAGCTATGCTCAGCGGGTTAGACCCCTATACGGTCTACCTATCGGATGATGATATGGCTGATTTCGAGACGCTTATCACGGGAAAATATGCCGGCGTGGGCGCGATGATTCGTCAAAAGGGGGATTGGGTGGAAATATCTGAGCCTAAGCGCGGTACGCCCTCGGACAAGGCAGGATTGAAAGCGGGCGACAGGTTGCTATATATCAATGACACCGACCTCAAAGGGCTCGGCTCAGAGAAGGTGAGTTCACTCCTCAGGGGTGAGCCCGGGACTTTTTTTGTCTTGAAATACAGGCCGTTGGCAGACACAGCCAAGACTAAAGAGGTTACAATCAAGCGCGAGACCATCACTCAGCCGAGTGTGCCTTACTTCGGATATGCGGCTGATAGTGTGGGATATATCCGTTTTGACAGCTTTACGGAGGATTGCTCAAAGGAGGTTCGCGAGGCAATAGTGCAACTCGGTGAGGGGGGGATGAAGGCGCTGATTCTCGATTTGACCAGCAACGGCGGGGGCAGCGTGGGTGAGGCAATAAATATTGCGTCGTTCTTTCTGCCGCGGGGTAGTGAGGTGGTCTCGCTCAGGGGTAAGATTAAGGAGATGGATGCCAAATACACAACGAAAAACGCGCCGATTGAGCCAACAATTCCGCTTGCGGTGTTGATGGGACGCGAGAGTGCTTCGGCTTCCGAAATTTTGGCGGGAGCGCTACAGGACTTAGACCGCGCCGTGATTATCGGTGAACGGAGCTTTGGTAAAGGGCTGGTACAAAGTCCGCGACAAATTGGTAGTAACTCTATTTTGAAGGTTACAACGGCGAAGTATTACACCCCCTCGGGTCGTTGCATCCAAGCGCTAGACTACACCCACAGACGGGAGGATGGTAGCGTGGACAGCATTCCCGAGGTTATGCGCAAAGTGTTCACTACCAAGAATGGACGCATCGTGAAGGATGGCGGCGGAATCGACCCCGACATATATATATCACCCGAATTTTTGGCAAATTTCACGGGATTGTTGTTGGCTTACGGTTACTTAGAGGATTTTGCAAACCAATATGCAGCACACAATACTCACAGCAAAGAGTTTCGGGTTACTGACGCTCTCTACGATGATTTTATAGAGTTTATGCGCCACAAGGAGATGAGGTATGAGTCGGCAACTGCCGTAAAGTTCGAAGAGCTAAGGCAATGGGCTGAGCGTGAAAAATATGCAGAGAGGCTGACCGAGGAATTTGCGGCAATAGAGCGAAAGATAAAGGAGGATAAAATCAAGGAGCTAAACACTTTTTCGAAGGAGATTAAGAACGTGTTGGAAAACGAGATTATCCGCCGCTGGTATTATGAGTGGGGTGCAATAGAACGCTCTTTGGAGCAGAACAAAGAGGTGAAGCGAGCGGTGGAAATTTTAGAGGACAAGGCGGAATACGAAAAATTGTTGGGAAGATAA
- a CDS encoding NADH-dependent butanol dehydrogenase A produces the protein MQNFTFQNPTKLVFGKGEIARLAKLVPADAKVMMTYGGGSIFKNGIYEQVKEALVNHNVTEFGGIEPNPEYNTLMRCVVECKSKGVDFLLAVGGGSVIDGTKFIATALKWEGDPWEFMIKPGITHSAVPLASVLTLPATGSEMNNGAVVSRRERNEKFAFHNPACFPVFSILDPTAIYSLPAKQVANGIIDTFAHTLEQYLTFDNKALIQDYWAEGILKTLIEIAPKLMENQQDYDTCANFMYAATMGLNGFIAMGVAQDWATHMIGHELTALHGLDHGVTLAIVHPGVMSVMREAKWTKLVQYAERVFGITKGTDLEKIEGAINATEQFYRSLGVATRLGEHNIGEATIAEIVRRFTERGALLGEGGIVTPEKVGEILNRVK, from the coding sequence ATGCAAAACTTTACATTCCAAAACCCTACCAAATTGGTATTTGGCAAGGGCGAAATAGCGCGCCTTGCAAAGTTAGTTCCCGCCGATGCAAAGGTGATGATGACCTATGGTGGCGGCTCTATTTTCAAAAACGGTATCTATGAACAGGTGAAAGAGGCGCTCGTAAATCACAACGTTACAGAGTTTGGCGGCATTGAACCCAATCCGGAGTATAATACGCTGATGAGATGCGTGGTAGAGTGCAAGAGCAAGGGGGTGGACTTCCTATTGGCAGTGGGCGGAGGCTCGGTTATTGATGGTACAAAGTTCATCGCCACCGCCCTGAAGTGGGAGGGTGACCCGTGGGAGTTTATGATTAAACCGGGTATCACTCACTCGGCAGTGCCCTTGGCATCGGTGCTGACACTGCCTGCCACAGGCTCGGAGATGAACAACGGCGCAGTTGTCAGTCGCCGCGAACGTAACGAGAAGTTCGCTTTTCATAACCCCGCCTGCTTCCCGGTATTCTCGATTCTCGACCCTACGGCTATCTACTCGCTTCCCGCAAAGCAGGTGGCAAACGGCATCATAGACACATTTGCTCATACCCTCGAACAATATCTAACATTCGATAATAAAGCTCTTATCCAAGATTACTGGGCTGAGGGAATCCTGAAAACTCTTATTGAGATTGCCCCTAAGTTAATGGAGAATCAGCAGGATTACGACACTTGTGCCAACTTTATGTACGCGGCGACGATGGGTCTGAACGGTTTTATTGCGATGGGTGTGGCGCAGGATTGGGCTACGCATATGATTGGGCACGAGCTAACGGCGCTCCACGGGCTCGACCACGGGGTGACGCTGGCGATTGTTCACCCGGGCGTAATGAGCGTAATGCGCGAGGCAAAATGGACAAAGTTGGTGCAGTATGCCGAGCGAGTTTTCGGAATCACCAAAGGAACTGATTTAGAGAAAATCGAGGGCGCAATTAACGCAACAGAACAATTTTATCGCTCCCTTGGTGTGGCAACCCGTTTGGGCGAGCACAATATAGGCGAGGCAACCATTGCCGAGATTGTTCGTCGCTTTACAGAGCGCGGCGCGTTGCTTGGCGAGGGTGGTATCGTCACTCCCGAGAAAGTGGGGGAGATACTCAATAGGGTGAAATAG
- a CDS encoding hypothetical transmembrane protein: MRPVKKWQPNDDSTPVKILEDYIPYQKAKEDLVKNIGDYCSYCERKLLLDTIHIEHIKCRELYLELETKWTNLLLSCPTCNGTKRTKEVKPEQTHLPDRDNTLLSFSYLEGGVIVVNSSLPETEQSKAKNLIELVGLDRRPGHPKHTSKDKRWEKRMEIWEYANRYIENDTQTIIDLATLSGCWSIWYNVFKDNAQVRKLLIEKFPGTNRDCFNESGEPTALDRDCL; the protein is encoded by the coding sequence ATGAGACCCGTAAAAAAGTGGCAACCTAACGACGACAGCACGCCCGTAAAAATCTTAGAAGATTATATTCCCTACCAAAAAGCAAAAGAGGATTTAGTAAAAAATATTGGAGATTATTGCTCCTATTGCGAGAGAAAATTACTTTTAGACACCATTCACATTGAGCATATAAAATGCAGAGAGTTATATCTTGAATTGGAGACCAAATGGACGAACCTATTGTTGAGTTGCCCGACTTGCAATGGGACAAAACGAACAAAAGAGGTAAAACCAGAGCAGACACATTTGCCTGATAGAGATAATACTTTGCTGTCATTTAGTTATTTAGAAGGAGGAGTTATAGTAGTAAATAGTTCGCTGCCTGAGACTGAGCAAAGCAAAGCAAAGAATTTGATAGAGTTGGTTGGACTTGATCGCAGACCCGGGCATCCCAAGCATACATCAAAGGACAAAAGATGGGAAAAAAGAATGGAGATTTGGGAATATGCAAATCGCTATATAGAGAATGACACACAAACAATTATTGATTTGGCTACCTTGTCCGGTTGTTGGTCAATATGGTATAATGTTTTCAAAGATAACGCGCAAGTAAGAAAGTTGCTGATTGAGAAATTTCCCGGCACAAATCGTGATTGCTTTAATGAATCCGGTGAACCGACTGCACTTGACAGAGATTGTTTATAA
- a CDS encoding Leucyl-tRNA synthetase, with amino-acid sequence MEYNFKEIESKWQQRWIADNTYKVEVDESRPKFYVLDMFPYPSGAGLHVGHPLGYIASDIYSRYKRQKGFNVLHPMGYDAFGLPAEQYAIQTGQHPAVTTEKNIARYREQMDKIGFSYDWSREVRTCDPEYYKWTQWAFTEMFNSYYDKELNKAMPITHLVEKFERENFCGWNSLGEAEREEILGRDYRLAYQAVTTVNWCEALGTVLANDEVKDGLSVRGGHPVEQKPMKQWLLRVSAYAPRLVDGLDNLEWSDSLKEIQRNWIGKSEGATMFFPIEGSHKKLEIFTTRADTVFGVTFMVLAPEHEWVGELTTREQKAAIDDYIEQTNKRSERERIAETKRVSGCFTGSYALNPFNGVRIPIYISDYVLVGYGTGAIMAVPAHDSRDYAFAKFFNLPITPIIECDISTQSYDAKEGKLINSEFLTGLEVRDAIKRMFEQIEEQGVGYKKINYRLRDAIFSRQRYWGEPFPVKYEEGIARVLPIEQLPLELPAIENFSPTSDGQPPLARVEGWEYETSTMPGFAGSSAYYLRYMDPRNNQALVSRRANEYWENVDLYVGGIEHATGHLIYSRFWNKFLYDLGYICKDEPFKKLVNQGMIQGRSNFVYRIKGTNRYVSLGLKGDYDTQEIHVDVNIVRNDVLDLEAFRAWSPDNKDAEFILEDGKYVCGWAVEKMSKSMYNVVNPDMIVENYGADTLRMYEMFLGPLQQSKPWDTNGIDGVHKFLKRLWRICENATEVAPTAVELKILHKTIKKVTEDIENFSFNTAVSAFMICLNELYDQKTTSKEILRELIILIAPFAPHIAEEIWQQLGGGGTVCDAKYPVYDEKYLVENSFNYPVSFNGKTRFNREFAVDMAISEIEAAVKADSQTEKYTEGRAIKKVIIVPGKIINVVS; translated from the coding sequence ATGGAATACAACTTCAAAGAGATTGAGAGTAAGTGGCAACAAAGGTGGATTGCCGACAATACCTATAAAGTGGAGGTGGATGAGAGTCGCCCGAAATTCTATGTGCTCGATATGTTCCCCTACCCCTCGGGTGCGGGGCTGCACGTGGGACACCCACTCGGATACATAGCCTCAGACATTTACAGTCGCTACAAGCGTCAGAAAGGGTTCAATGTGCTCCACCCGATGGGGTACGATGCCTTTGGTCTGCCGGCGGAGCAGTATGCGATTCAGACGGGACAGCACCCCGCTGTTACCACCGAGAAGAACATTGCGCGCTATCGCGAACAGATGGATAAAATCGGCTTTTCGTACGACTGGTCGCGAGAGGTGCGAACCTGTGACCCCGAGTACTACAAATGGACGCAATGGGCTTTCACTGAAATGTTTAACTCATACTACGACAAGGAGTTGAACAAGGCTATGCCCATTACTCACTTGGTTGAAAAGTTTGAGCGAGAGAATTTTTGTGGCTGGAACTCACTGGGCGAAGCTGAGCGTGAGGAGATTCTTGGGCGTGACTATCGTTTGGCATATCAGGCTGTTACCACTGTGAATTGGTGCGAGGCGCTGGGCACAGTCTTGGCAAATGACGAGGTGAAGGATGGTCTTTCGGTTCGCGGCGGGCATCCCGTGGAGCAGAAGCCTATGAAACAGTGGTTGTTACGTGTGTCGGCATATGCACCCCGCTTGGTTGATGGGTTGGATAATTTGGAGTGGAGTGACTCTTTGAAAGAGATTCAGCGCAACTGGATTGGCAAATCCGAGGGGGCGACTATGTTCTTTCCCATTGAGGGTTCTCACAAAAAGTTGGAGATTTTTACAACCCGCGCCGATACCGTTTTCGGAGTTACATTTATGGTGCTTGCCCCTGAACACGAATGGGTTGGCGAATTGACCACACGTGAGCAGAAAGCGGCAATCGACGACTATATAGAGCAGACAAACAAACGTTCCGAACGCGAGCGTATCGCCGAAACTAAGCGTGTGAGCGGCTGTTTTACGGGTTCTTACGCTCTCAACCCATTCAATGGAGTGCGAATTCCGATTTATATAAGCGACTATGTGCTTGTGGGTTACGGCACAGGAGCTATTATGGCAGTGCCTGCACACGACTCGCGCGACTATGCTTTTGCGAAATTTTTCAATTTACCAATTACGCCCATCATAGAGTGTGATATTTCGACACAAAGTTACGATGCGAAAGAGGGCAAACTCATCAATAGTGAGTTCTTGACGGGCTTAGAGGTGAGGGATGCTATCAAGCGGATGTTCGAGCAGATAGAGGAGCAAGGCGTTGGTTACAAGAAAATTAACTACCGTCTGCGGGATGCTATCTTCAGCCGTCAGCGTTACTGGGGTGAGCCGTTTCCTGTGAAGTACGAGGAGGGAATTGCGAGGGTGCTACCCATCGAGCAGTTACCTTTGGAGCTTCCTGCCATTGAGAATTTCAGCCCTACTTCGGATGGTCAGCCGCCCTTGGCGCGCGTTGAGGGGTGGGAGTATGAGACCTCCACAATGCCCGGCTTTGCCGGCTCGTCGGCATACTATCTGCGATATATGGACCCGCGCAACAATCAGGCTCTGGTTAGCCGCCGAGCGAATGAATACTGGGAGAATGTAGATTTATATGTCGGAGGAATTGAGCACGCTACGGGACACCTCATCTACTCGCGCTTCTGGAATAAGTTCCTCTATGACCTAGGCTATATATGCAAGGATGAGCCCTTCAAAAAACTTGTCAATCAAGGTATGATTCAGGGACGCTCAAACTTTGTGTATAGAATCAAGGGAACTAATAGATATGTATCTCTTGGATTGAAAGGCGATTACGACACTCAGGAGATACACGTCGATGTTAATATCGTTCGCAACGACGTTTTGGATTTGGAGGCGTTCCGTGCTTGGTCGCCCGACAACAAGGATGCGGAGTTTATTCTCGAGGATGGAAAGTATGTCTGCGGTTGGGCTGTGGAAAAGATGTCCAAGTCGATGTACAATGTTGTCAATCCCGATATGATTGTGGAGAACTATGGTGCTGATACTCTGCGTATGTACGAGATGTTTCTCGGTCCATTACAGCAGAGTAAACCGTGGGATACTAATGGTATTGACGGTGTGCACAAGTTTTTGAAACGTCTGTGGCGAATTTGCGAAAACGCCACTGAGGTTGCGCCTACGGCGGTGGAGTTGAAAATACTTCATAAGACCATAAAAAAGGTTACGGAAGATATAGAAAACTTCTCGTTTAATACAGCCGTGAGTGCCTTTATGATTTGTCTGAATGAGCTTTACGACCAAAAGACAACTTCAAAAGAGATATTAAGAGAGCTTATTATTTTGATTGCCCCCTTCGCGCCCCACATTGCCGAGGAGATTTGGCAACAATTAGGTGGCGGCGGCACTGTTTGCGATGCTAAGTACCCTGTTTACGACGAAAAATATTTGGTAGAAAACTCGTTTAACTACCCTGTTTCCTTCAATGGTAAGACCCGTTTCAACCGTGAATTTGCGGTGGATATGGCTATTTCAGAGATTGAAGCGGCAGTGAAAGCAGACTCACAAACGGAAAAATATACAGAGGGACGAGCAATTAAAAAGGTGATAATCGTTCCCGGTAAAATCATTAATGTGGTGAGTTAA
- a CDS encoding Transporter, producing the protein MKANKILSEFRSFLIISVGLMIYSFAYTTLLIPAKVMGGGATGVGVIVYYLTGGEAGGGLPVGMTYLLFNAVLLTIAMFVVGPKFGIKTIYAIGFNSVALTMMQKFIPITLLGLQGDPLLSAILGGALAGLGIAICFSQGGSSGGTDIIAMIVNKYRDISLGRVIMMVDVVIIGCSYFVFYELSTIIYGYVTMGVLGYTIDLVMNGNKQSVQIMIFSTKSEEIAQVIIGSSTRGVTLLDGVGAYTKNPQKVAVLVCRKNEANIFYKIIKEVDPHAFITSASVMGVYGKGFEPLRTK; encoded by the coding sequence ATGAAAGCAAATAAAATTTTGAGCGAATTTCGTTCATTTCTAATCATCTCCGTGGGGCTGATGATATATTCATTTGCGTATACAACACTCCTTATCCCCGCCAAGGTTATGGGCGGCGGTGCTACGGGTGTGGGTGTAATTGTCTATTACCTAACGGGTGGCGAGGCAGGTGGCGGCTTGCCTGTGGGTATGACCTACCTGCTCTTTAATGCTGTCCTGCTCACCATTGCGATGTTTGTGGTGGGTCCGAAATTCGGCATTAAAACAATCTATGCCATCGGTTTTAACTCTGTGGCACTGACGATGATGCAGAAGTTTATTCCCATAACCTTGCTCGGACTACAGGGCGACCCGCTGCTCTCGGCTATTCTGGGTGGTGCGCTTGCAGGGTTGGGCATTGCCATATGTTTCTCGCAGGGTGGCTCGTCGGGCGGCACGGATATTATCGCAATGATTGTCAATAAGTATCGCGATATTTCGCTTGGGCGAGTGATTATGATGGTCGATGTGGTGATTATAGGATGCTCCTACTTCGTATTCTATGAGCTGAGCACCATCATCTATGGTTATGTGACAATGGGCGTGCTGGGCTATACGATAGATTTGGTGATGAATGGCAATAAGCAGTCGGTACAGATTATGATTTTTTCTACAAAATCGGAAGAGATTGCGCAGGTGATTATAGGCTCTTCAACGCGTGGGGTAACACTCTTGGACGGCGTGGGGGCTTACACCAAGAATCCCCAAAAAGTGGCTGTTCTGGTTTGTCGCAAAAATGAGGCTAACATTTTTTATAAAATTATTAAAGAGGTAGACCCGCACGCTTTCATCACCTCGGCAAGCGTTATGGGAGTCTATGGTAAAGGCTTTGAGCCACTGAGAACTAAGTGA
- a CDS encoding peptidase M23B → MKKRVYLIVLAALALAIFIAGTGLIIRGCDRNSAADVALGGGVERLEKILLPENQSLLYGLPVEDFEIEEGEIERGETFSKLLNGRYGLPMGTVNRLVELAKGVFDLRDMRAGNSYTAFISYDRDSVQSISYLVYDKSNTEYLLFDCVAPSVKVIKREVRVVERAASGVINSNLYQTIFDNKLPYELANRLDNIFKYSIDFYALQKGDSFKVIYEEILSDTTVIGVGRIYGAEFSHGGKSYLAVSFEQGSEKGYWDANGVNLRKDLLKSPLSFSARISSKFGMRIHPIRRIPQKHNGVDYACPMGTPVLAVANGTVVSAGWDKGGGGNTLKVQHSQGLTSGYLHLRNFASGIKRGVRVSQGQVIGYVGSTGQSTGPHLDFRIWKSGTPVNPLSMQGAPAEPISGANKVAFNRMRDDVIKELKIDN, encoded by the coding sequence GTGAAAAAAAGAGTCTATTTAATTGTTTTGGCAGCACTCGCGCTTGCGATTTTTATTGCAGGCACGGGGCTGATTATTCGTGGATGCGACAGGAATTCTGCTGCCGATGTTGCCCTTGGGGGCGGCGTTGAGCGTTTAGAGAAAATTTTATTGCCCGAAAATCAATCGCTTCTGTATGGCTTGCCGGTGGAGGATTTCGAGATTGAGGAGGGTGAGATAGAGCGCGGCGAGACTTTTTCTAAGTTGCTCAATGGCAGATATGGTTTGCCGATGGGAACTGTCAACCGGTTGGTGGAGCTGGCAAAAGGGGTATTCGACCTCAGGGATATGCGAGCGGGCAACAGCTATACTGCTTTTATATCATATGACAGGGATAGTGTGCAGTCAATCAGTTATTTGGTGTATGACAAAAGCAATACAGAGTATCTGCTTTTTGATTGCGTAGCTCCGTCGGTAAAGGTTATTAAGCGCGAGGTGCGTGTGGTGGAGCGCGCAGCCTCGGGGGTGATAAACTCGAACCTCTATCAGACAATTTTTGACAATAAATTGCCATATGAATTGGCGAATCGCCTCGACAATATTTTCAAGTATTCGATTGATTTCTATGCACTTCAAAAGGGCGATAGCTTCAAGGTCATCTACGAAGAGATACTTTCGGACACCACCGTCATAGGCGTTGGCAGGATTTATGGTGCTGAGTTTTCGCACGGCGGAAAGTCTTATCTGGCAGTTAGTTTCGAGCAGGGTTCGGAAAAAGGCTACTGGGATGCAAACGGTGTCAATCTACGCAAAGACCTGCTCAAGTCGCCACTTAGCTTCTCGGCACGCATAAGCTCTAAATTCGGAATGCGCATCCACCCGATTCGGCGTATACCGCAGAAACACAACGGTGTAGACTATGCCTGCCCGATGGGTACGCCTGTTCTTGCGGTGGCGAATGGTACGGTCGTTTCGGCGGGCTGGGACAAGGGCGGGGGAGGAAATACGCTCAAAGTGCAACACTCTCAGGGGCTTACCTCCGGCTATCTGCATTTGAGAAATTTTGCGAGCGGCATAAAGCGCGGGGTGCGGGTCTCTCAGGGGCAGGTTATTGGTTATGTGGGTAGTACGGGGCAGAGTACGGGACCTCACCTTGATTTTAGAATTTGGAAGAGTGGCACTCCCGTGAACCCTCTTTCGATGCAGGGTGCGCCTGCTGAGCCTATTAGCGGCGCAAACAAGGTGGCATTCAACAGAATGCGCGATGATGTGATAAAGGAATTGAAAATTGATAATTAA
- a CDS encoding Homoserine O-acetyltransferase, with product MNVNPYTEYFGTNPQFLHSEQPFALESGYVLPSLRICYHTYGTLSPSRDNVIWICHALTANSDVADWWQGTVVGGGVFDPAKYFVVCANKLGSCYGSTSPVDWQQPMDFPLVTIRDMVGAHQLLAQALGVEQIKLLIGGSTGGAQAMEWAIMEPERFGNLALTVTLPKCTPWITADNEAQRMALRADKTLYNNQAHGGGDGLMAARAFSMLIYRNAVAFNFTQRDDAEKLTDFRAASYQRYQGEKLSKRFDARSYYKMLDALDTHDVGRGRGGVGAALARIKARTVVMSVDTDIMFPAADVELFAGQIPGAIYHCIHSDFGHDGFLIETAQLAQILREHLL from the coding sequence ATGAACGTTAATCCATACACAGAATATTTCGGCACCAATCCGCAATTTCTACACTCCGAGCAACCGTTTGCTTTGGAGAGTGGTTACGTATTACCCTCTCTAAGAATATGTTATCACACCTACGGGACTCTTTCACCCTCAAGAGATAATGTGATTTGGATTTGCCACGCTCTCACTGCAAATTCGGATGTGGCTGATTGGTGGCAAGGGACAGTTGTAGGGGGTGGGGTGTTCGACCCTGCGAAGTATTTTGTGGTATGTGCCAATAAGTTAGGCTCTTGTTATGGCTCAACTTCGCCGGTGGACTGGCAGCAGCCAATGGACTTTCCATTGGTCACAATTCGCGATATGGTAGGTGCTCATCAGCTTCTTGCTCAGGCACTTGGTGTCGAACAGATAAAATTATTAATTGGAGGCAGCACCGGAGGTGCGCAGGCTATGGAGTGGGCAATAATGGAGCCGGAGCGATTTGGAAATCTTGCTCTTACTGTAACTCTTCCAAAGTGTACGCCGTGGATAACGGCTGATAATGAGGCGCAGCGAATGGCGCTCAGAGCCGACAAAACGCTATATAACAATCAGGCTCACGGTGGTGGTGACGGGTTGATGGCGGCACGTGCTTTTTCGATGTTGATATATCGTAATGCGGTGGCTTTCAATTTCACTCAGAGGGATGATGCTGAAAAATTAACAGATTTCCGTGCTGCGTCCTACCAACGCTATCAGGGCGAAAAGTTGAGCAAACGGTTCGATGCTCGCAGCTACTACAAGATGTTGGATGCGCTCGACACCCACGATGTTGGCAGGGGGCGTGGTGGCGTAGGAGCTGCATTGGCACGGATTAAGGCACGTACTGTGGTGATGAGTGTAGACACGGATATAATGTTCCCCGCCGCTGATGTAGAGCTTTTTGCAGGGCAGATACCCGGAGCGATTTACCACTGCATCCATTCAGACTTTGGACACGACGGCTTTTTGATTGAGACCGCCCAATTGGCACAAATATTGAGGGAGCACTTATTGTAG